The proteins below are encoded in one region of Streptomyces ficellus:
- a CDS encoding DUF2304 family protein, translated as MALSISAVVLLAIVVFLLIRKSGLKAGHAVVCMLLGFYLASSSIAPTISELTTNVAGMIGGLKF; from the coding sequence GTGGCACTCTCGATTTCGGCGGTGGTGCTGCTGGCGATCGTCGTCTTCCTGCTGATCCGGAAGTCCGGCCTGAAGGCCGGCCACGCGGTCGTCTGCATGCTGCTCGGCTTCTACCTGGCGAGCTCCTCCATCGCCCCGACCATCAGCGAGCTGACCACCAACGTGGCGGGCATGATCGGCGGCCTCAAGTTCTAG
- a CDS encoding S9 family peptidase produces the protein MTSRQQLSFPRQYARTQRYSLGVPRAFTVSPDGSRVVFLRSPSGTDRANRLWVLDLDDGMRERVAADPEALLGGAEEELSPEERARRERSREGAGGIVGYAVDGAVELAAFALSGRLFVAELRAGTARELRVPGPVIDPRPSPDGRLVAYVNGGALRVTDAGGGGDDRALAEPEGEHVTYGLAEFVAAEEMGRSRGFWWSPESDRLLVARADDAPVQRWWISDPAHPDREPVKVAYPAAGTADAEVSLCLLGLDGTRTEVEWDRARYPYLARVHWSSGGAPLLLVQARDQRTQLYLAVDPATGSTRTVHVDEDPDWLELLGGVPAWAPDGRLVRIADEGGARVLAVGDRTLTGPQLHLRAVLDVGENDVLVSASAGEEAAEPEIGEIHVYRVNELGVERVSDGPGVHAAVRSGAVTVLASARPGEPGTTVRVLREGKPVAEVVSYAERPGLSPRLTLTESGPRRIPCAVLLPRDHREGDGPLPVLLDPYGGPHGQRVVAAHNPHLTSQWFAEQGFAVVVADGRGAPGRSPGWEKAVKDRLTLTLDDQIEALHGLADRFPLDLGRVAMRGWSFGGYLAAMAVLRRPDVFHAAVAGAPMSDLRLYDTHYMERYLGLPEEAPEVYAANSLITDDGLSAPENPHRPLMIIHGLADDNVVAAHTLRLSSALLAAGRPHEVLPLTGVTHMTPQEQVAENLLLLQVDFLKRSLGLA, from the coding sequence ATGACCTCCAGGCAACAGCTCTCATTCCCTCGCCAGTACGCACGGACTCAGCGCTACTCCCTTGGTGTTCCCCGGGCGTTCACCGTCTCTCCCGACGGCTCCCGGGTCGTCTTCCTCCGCTCCCCCTCCGGTACCGACAGAGCGAACCGGCTCTGGGTGCTGGACCTGGACGACGGCATGCGGGAGCGGGTCGCCGCCGACCCGGAGGCCCTGCTGGGCGGCGCGGAGGAGGAGTTGTCGCCCGAGGAGCGGGCGCGCCGGGAACGCAGCCGGGAAGGCGCGGGCGGCATCGTGGGGTACGCGGTGGACGGGGCCGTCGAGTTGGCGGCGTTCGCGCTGTCGGGGCGGCTGTTCGTGGCGGAGCTGCGGGCCGGGACGGCGCGGGAACTGCGCGTACCGGGACCGGTGATCGATCCGCGGCCCTCGCCGGACGGGCGGCTGGTCGCGTATGTGAACGGGGGCGCCCTGCGGGTGACGGACGCCGGTGGCGGGGGTGACGACCGGGCGCTGGCCGAGCCGGAGGGCGAGCACGTCACCTACGGGCTGGCGGAGTTCGTCGCGGCGGAGGAGATGGGCCGCTCGCGCGGGTTCTGGTGGTCGCCGGAGTCGGACCGGCTGCTGGTCGCGCGGGCGGACGACGCTCCCGTACAGCGCTGGTGGATCTCCGACCCGGCGCATCCGGACCGGGAGCCGGTGAAGGTGGCCTATCCGGCGGCGGGCACGGCCGACGCGGAGGTGTCGCTGTGTCTGCTGGGCCTGGACGGTACGCGTACGGAGGTCGAGTGGGACCGGGCGCGCTACCCGTACCTGGCGCGGGTGCACTGGTCCTCGGGCGGGGCGCCGCTGCTGCTGGTGCAGGCGCGTGACCAGCGCACCCAGCTGTACCTGGCGGTGGACCCGGCGACGGGGTCGACCCGGACGGTGCACGTCGACGAGGACCCGGACTGGCTGGAGCTGCTCGGCGGGGTGCCCGCGTGGGCGCCGGACGGGCGGCTGGTGCGGATCGCCGACGAGGGCGGGGCGCGGGTGCTGGCGGTCGGCGACCGGACGCTGACGGGCCCGCAGCTGCACCTGCGGGCGGTGCTGGACGTGGGCGAGAACGACGTGCTGGTGTCGGCGTCGGCGGGCGAGGAGGCCGCGGAGCCGGAAATTGGCGAGATTCATGTGTACCGGGTCAACGAGCTGGGCGTGGAACGCGTCTCGGACGGGCCCGGTGTGCACGCGGCGGTCCGGTCGGGCGCGGTGACGGTGCTGGCGTCGGCGCGGCCGGGTGAGCCGGGGACGACGGTGCGGGTGTTGCGGGAGGGCAAGCCGGTGGCGGAGGTGGTGTCGTACGCGGAGCGGCCGGGGCTGTCGCCGCGGCTGACGCTCACCGAGTCGGGTCCGCGGCGCATCCCGTGCGCGGTGCTGCTGCCCCGGGACCACCGGGAGGGCGACGGTCCGCTGCCGGTGCTGCTGGATCCGTACGGCGGGCCGCACGGGCAGCGGGTGGTGGCCGCGCACAATCCGCACCTGACGTCGCAGTGGTTCGCCGAGCAGGGGTTCGCGGTGGTGGTGGCGGACGGGCGGGGCGCGCCGGGGCGTTCGCCGGGCTGGGAGAAGGCCGTCAAGGACCGGCTGACGCTGACGCTGGACGACCAGATCGAGGCGCTGCACGGGCTGGCGGACCGGTTCCCGCTGGACCTGGGCCGGGTGGCGATGCGGGGCTGGTCGTTCGGCGGGTACCTGGCGGCGATGGCGGTGCTGCGGCGGCCGGACGTGTTCCACGCGGCGGTGGCGGGTGCGCCGATGTCGGACCTGCGGCTGTACGACACGCACTACATGGAGCGGTACCTGGGGCTGCCGGAGGAGGCGCCGGAGGTGTACGCGGCGAATTCGCTGATCACGGACGACGGTCTGTCGGCTCCGGAGAACCCGCACCGGCCGCTGATGATCATCCATGGATTGGCGGACGACAATGTGGTGGCGGCACACACGCTGCGGCTGTCGTCGGCGCTGCTGGCGGCGGGCCGCCCCCATGAGGTGCTGCCGCTGACGGGCGTGACGCATATGACGCCGCAGGAGCAGGTGGCCGAGAACCTGCTGCTGCTCCAGGTGGACTTCCTGAAGCGGTCGCTGGGCCTGGCGTAG